From the genome of Triticum aestivum cultivar Chinese Spring chromosome 3B, IWGSC CS RefSeq v2.1, whole genome shotgun sequence, one region includes:
- the LOC123067017 gene encoding anthocyanidin 5,3-O-glucosyltransferase, giving the protein MRQTVVLYPGAGVGHVRPMTELANVFLKHGYDVTMVLVEPPFKLSDSGTTAIERIAASNPSISFHVLPSLQAPDFAAPSKHPFLLMLQLLHYYNEQFEAFLHGIDRKSLHSVVLDMFCIDATDVCVKLGVPVYTFFAGSASCLSVLTQLPALIAGRQTGLKELGDTPLDFVGVPPMPASHLIKELLEHPEDEMCKAMMNIWKRNTETMGILLNTFELLENRAVQSLRGPLCIPERILPPIYCVGPLVGKGAKDEDKVERNECLEWLDMQPDRSVVFFCLGSKGALSEEQLKEIAVGLERSGQRFLWSVRRPAGSDNPEKYLKVGPEPDLGSLLPQGFLERTKGRGLVVKSWAPQMDVLDHRATGAFVTHCGWNSVLEAIVAGVPMLCLPLEAEQKMNKVSMTEDMGVAVELEGYMTGFVKADEVEVKVRLVIEGEEGKQLRARVAARREEAEAALEEGGPSRVAFAQFLLDVDSLGKQLRE; this is encoded by the coding sequence ATGAGGCAGACCGTGGTCCTGTACCCCGGTGCCGGCGTCGGACACGTTCGCCCCATGACAGAGCTCGCCAACGTCTTTCTCAAGCACGGCTACGACGTCACCATGGTACTCGTCGAGCCGCCCTTTAAGTTGTCAGACTCCGGCACCACTGCCATCGAGCGCATTGCCGCCTCCAACCCGTCCATCTCCTTTCATGTCCTCCCATCCCTCCAGGCTCCAGACTTTGCGGCCCCAAGCAAGCACCCTTTCTTACTCATGCTCCAGCTCTTGCACTATTACAACGAGCAGTTTGAAGCATTCCTCCACGGCATCGATCGAAAAAGCTTGCACTCTGTTGTCCTCGACATGTTCTGCATCGACGCCACCGATGTTTGCGTGAAGCTCGGTGTCCCGGTCTACACGTTCTTCGCGGGGAGCGCCTCATGCCTGTCAGTCCTAACCCAACTCCCGGCATTGATTGCCGGTAGGCAGACAGGCTTGAAGGAACTCGGGGACACACCCCTCGATTTCGTCGGCGTTCCACCGATGCCAGCGTCTCATCTCATCAAGGAACTATTAGAGCACCCGGAAGATGAGATGTGCAAGGCCATGATGAACATCTGGAAGCGCAACACAGAGACCATGGGCATTCTGCTGAACACGTTCGAGTTGTTGGAGAACCGCGCGGTGCAGTCTCTCAGGGGCCCACTCTGCATCCCCGAAAggatcctgcctccgatctactGTGTTGGTCCATTGGTCGGCAAGGGCGCCAAGGATGAGGACAAAGTAGAGAGGAACGAATGCCTCGAGTGGCTCGACATGCAGCCCGACCGCAGTGTCGTGTTCTTCTGTTTGGGGAGCAAGGGCGCGCTCTCGGAAGAGCAACTGAAGGAGATAGCCGTTGGCTTGGAGAGGTCAGGGCAACGGTTCCTATGGTCTGTGCGCAGACCTGCTGGAAGCGACAACCCGGAGAAATACTTGAAagtgggccctgagccggaccttgGCTCACTCCTGCCTCAAGGGTTCTTAGAGCGGACCAAGGGCAGGGGCCTGGTCGTCAAGTCATGGGCACCACAGATGGACGTGCTCGACCATAGGGCAACCGGCGCGTTCGTGACGCACTGCGGTTGGAACTCGGTGCTGGAGGCCATTGTGGCTGGGGTGCCGATGTTGTGCCTGCCACTGGAAGCGGAGCAGAAGATGAACAAGGTGTCTATGACAGAGGACATGGGCGTCGCTGTCGAGCTGGAAGGATACATGACAGGTTTTGTCAAGGCAGATGAGGTGGAGGTCAAGGTGCGGCTGGTAATTGAGGGCGAGGAAGGGAAGCAGCTCAGGGCCCGGGTAGCTGCTCGcagggaggaggccgaggcggccCTGGAGGAAGGTGGCCCGTCCCGGGTGGCGTTTGCCCAGTTTCTGTTGGATGTGGATAGTCTTGGAAAGCAGCTCAGGGAATGA